The Vicia villosa cultivar HV-30 ecotype Madison, WI linkage group LG1, Vvil1.0, whole genome shotgun sequence genome includes a region encoding these proteins:
- the LOC131621364 gene encoding probable pectinesterase/pectinesterase inhibitor 20, translated as MAFNHFSYILSVILFFVSLSVANGVPPEAICNSIVNPSYCKTVIGDQNGNIYDYGRISIQKSLSQSRKFMNLLDSYLQGGLSMSQSTIRALEDCRFLASLSFEYLSNTYSTTNTYSNILPTSQAEDFETFLSAVLTNQQTCLDGLNAIVSSDQGVKNDLSLSLSNEIKLHSVTLALFLKGWMPEKKIRTSWPQNGEHLNFKNGRLPLKMSNKARAIYDSARHHGRKLLQTDEDSVVVSDIVVVSQDGSGNFSTINDAIAAAPNNTVASDGYFLIFITEGVYEEYVSIDKKKKYLMLVGEGINKTIITGNHNVVDGFTTFNSATFAVVGQGFVGVNITFRNTAGPGKHQAVAMRSGADMSTFYSCSFEGYQDTLYTHSLRQFYRECDIYGTVDFIFGNAAVVLQNCNIYPRLPLNGQFNTITAQGRTDPNQNTGTSIQNATIKAADDLAPNVGTVETYLGRPWKNYSRTVVMQSSMDSFINPSGWHIWDGDFALSTLYYAEYDNRGGGSSTANRVTWSGYHVINASDAANFTVSNFVSGDDWIPQTGVPYLSGLI; from the exons ATGGCTTTCAACCACTTCTCCTATATCCTTTCCGTGATCTTGTTCTTTGTGTCATTGAGTGTTGCAAATGGTGTTCCACCAGAAGCCATTTGCAACTCTATTGTAAATCCTAGTTATTGTAAAACCGTTATTGGTGATCAAAATGGAAACATCTATGACTACGGTCGCATTTCTATTCAAAAATCGCTATCCCAATCGCGTAAGTTCATGAACTTATTGGACTCGTATCTTCAAGGTGGCTTGTCTATGTCTCAGTCCACAATTCGTGCTCTCGAAGATTGTCGATTCCTTGCAAGCCTAAGTTTCGAATACTTATCAAACACCTATTCCACCACAAATACATATAGTAATATTCTTCCAACTTCTCAAGCAGAAGATTTCGAAACGTTCCTTAGTGCAGTTTTGACTAACCAACAAACATGTTTGGATGGGCTAAACGCTATAGTTTCTTCTGATCAGGGAGTGAAGAACGACTTGTCATTATCACTCTCTAATGAAATAAAGCTTCATAGTGTAACCCTAGCTTTGTTCTTGAAGGGTTGGATGCCtgagaaaaaaataagaacatcATGGCCACAAAATGGTGaacatttgaatttcaaaaatgGTCGTTTACCGTTGAAGATGTCAAATAAAGCACGCGCTATTTATGACTCAGCTAGACACCATGGGCGAAAGCTACTTCAAACTGATGAAGATAGTGTTGTGGTAAGTGATATTGTGGTTGTTAGTCAAGATGGAAGTGGAAACTTTAGCACTATCAATGATGCAATTGCAGCTGCACCAAATAACACAGTTGCTAGTGATGGATACTTTCTCATCTTTATCACTGAAGGTGTGTATGAAGAGTATGTATCTATTGACAAAAAGAAGAAGTACTTGATGCTGGTTGGAGAAGGAATCAATAAAACAATTATCACAGGCAATCACAATGTTGTTGATGGTTTCACAACATTCAATTCAGCCACATTTG CTGTGGTAGGTCAGGGGTTTGTGGGAGTTAATATAACATTTCGCAACACGGCTGGACCTGGAAAACATCAAGCAGTTGCAATGAGAAGTGGAGCAGACATGTCAACATTCTACAGTTGCAGCTTTGAAGGGTATCAAGACACACTATATACACATTCTTTGAGGCAATTCTATAGAGAATGTGATATCTATGGAACAGTTGATTTCATATTTGGAAATGCTGCAGTTGTTTTACAAAACTGTAACATATATCCTCGTCTTCCTCTTAATGGACAATTCAATACCATCACAGCGCAAGGTCGAACCGATCCAAATCAAAACACAGGAACTTCTATACAAAATGCAACTATTAAAGCAGCAGATGATTTGGCTCCTAATGTTGGAACAGTTGAAACATATTTAGGGAGACCATGGAAGAATTATTCAAGGACGGTAGTTATGCAATCATCTATGGATAGTTTCATAAATCCTTCTGGTTGGCATATATGGGATGGTGATTTTGCATTGAGTACTTTGTATTATGCAGAATATGATAATAGAGGAGGTGGTTCAAGCACTGCAAATCGAGTCACATGGTCTGGTTATCATGTTATTAATGCTTCGGATGCCGCAAATTTCACAGTCTCTAATTTTGTGAGTGGTGATGATTGGATTCCTCAAACAGGTGTTCCATACTTGAGTGGATTGATATAG